From Ramlibacter tataouinensis, the proteins below share one genomic window:
- the mnmH gene encoding tRNA 2-selenouridine(34) synthase MnmH: MSVQAIPAAEAMERLSEFSTIIDARTEAEFQDDHLPGAVNWPSLNNAERELIGTIYKQVSPFEAQKRGAALVAANIARHIERFVLEKPRTWQPLAYCWRGGKRSGSLALVLGQIGFRVTLVEGGYKAFRGAVLGSLPPLAQRLRWRVICGPTGSGKTRLLQALDAAGAQVLDLEGLASHRSSVLGLIPGQSQPSQKHFDTLVWNRLRGFDPSRPVFVESESRKVGNLAVPEALIECMRQGECLRLVLADEERVALLMEDYDFFVKDGAFFCERLAALTQLRGKALVGQWQDRVRAGDCESVVRELLEKHYDPGYAASIQRNFKRFGQAHDLVLADRSAAAMAALAESLADEA, translated from the coding sequence ATGAGCGTGCAGGCCATTCCCGCCGCGGAGGCCATGGAGCGGCTCTCCGAGTTCAGCACCATCATCGATGCGCGCACTGAAGCCGAGTTCCAGGACGACCACCTGCCCGGGGCCGTGAACTGGCCGTCGCTCAACAACGCCGAGCGCGAGCTAATCGGAACCATCTACAAGCAGGTGAGCCCCTTCGAGGCGCAAAAGCGCGGCGCCGCCCTCGTCGCGGCCAACATCGCCCGGCACATCGAACGCTTCGTGCTGGAGAAACCCCGCACCTGGCAGCCGCTGGCCTACTGCTGGCGCGGCGGCAAGCGCAGCGGGTCGCTGGCCCTCGTGCTGGGCCAGATCGGCTTCCGCGTGACGCTGGTCGAAGGCGGCTACAAGGCCTTCCGTGGCGCGGTGCTGGGGTCGCTCCCGCCGCTGGCCCAGCGGCTGCGCTGGCGCGTGATCTGCGGGCCCACCGGCTCCGGCAAGACGCGGCTGTTGCAGGCGCTGGACGCTGCCGGCGCGCAGGTGCTCGACCTGGAAGGACTGGCGAGCCACCGCAGCTCGGTGCTGGGCCTGATTCCGGGTCAATCGCAGCCTTCGCAAAAGCATTTCGACACCCTGGTCTGGAACCGGCTGCGCGGGTTTGACCCGTCGCGCCCGGTGTTCGTCGAGAGCGAAAGCCGCAAGGTCGGCAACCTGGCGGTGCCCGAGGCCCTGATTGAATGCATGCGCCAGGGCGAGTGCCTGCGCCTGGTCTTGGCCGACGAGGAGCGCGTGGCGCTGCTGATGGAAGACTACGACTTCTTCGTCAAGGACGGTGCCTTCTTCTGCGAACGCCTTGCGGCCTTGACACAGCTGCGTGGCAAAGCGCTGGTCGGACAGTGGCAGGACCGGGTGCGCGCCGGCGATTGCGAGAGCGTGGTGCGCGAACTGCTTGAGAAGCACTACGACCCGGGCTACGCGGCGTCGATACAGCGCAACTTCAAGCGTTTCGGACAGGCGCACGACCTGGTGCTCGCCGACCGCTCGGCCGCGGCGATGGCGGCGCTGGCCGAGTCGCTGGCCGACGAAGCCTGA
- a CDS encoding arylesterase gives MDSDISCAGWKRRHFIAAALTAPWTLANAAAPRTILVVGDSLSAEYGLSRGTGWVALLQERLSQQKIAARLVNASISGDTTSGGRSRLQSLLTQHKPDIVVIELGGNDALRGLPLQMTEDNLAHMAQAARKSGASVLIVGVQVPPNYGADYANRFAGLFEKVAKANQASGAPFLLAGLVDGPDPARWFQPDRIHPTAEAQPRMLDNVWPDLKKLLR, from the coding sequence ATGGATTCGGACATTTCTTGTGCAGGTTGGAAACGCCGCCACTTTATCGCGGCGGCGCTGACCGCTCCCTGGACGCTCGCGAACGCCGCGGCGCCCCGGACGATCCTGGTGGTCGGCGACTCCCTGAGCGCCGAGTATGGCTTGTCCCGCGGCACCGGCTGGGTCGCGCTGCTACAGGAGCGGCTGTCGCAGCAGAAGATCGCCGCCCGGCTCGTCAACGCCAGCATCAGCGGCGACACGACATCCGGTGGCCGGTCGCGGCTGCAGTCCCTGCTCACGCAGCACAAGCCCGATATCGTGGTCATCGAACTCGGTGGCAACGACGCGCTGCGGGGGCTACCCTTGCAGATGACCGAGGACAACCTGGCCCACATGGCGCAAGCCGCGCGCAAGTCCGGCGCCAGCGTGCTGATCGTGGGCGTGCAGGTGCCGCCGAACTACGGCGCCGACTATGCCAACCGCTTCGCCGGGCTGTTCGAGAAGGTGGCCAAGGCCAACCAGGCCTCCGGCGCGCCCTTCCTGCTGGCGGGCCTCGTCGACGGGCCGGACCCGGCGCGCTGGTTTCAGCCCGACCGCATCCACCCGACGGCCGAGGCGCAGCCGCGCATGCTGGACAACGTCTGGCCCGACCTGAAGAAGCTCCTGCGATGA
- a CDS encoding ABC transporter ATP-binding protein: protein MSESIISVEHVHKSVSDSTGTLDILRDIHFSLAPRETVAIVGASGSGKSTLLSIIAGLDTPTRGTVRLAGQDLFVLDEDDRAALRARQVGFVFQSFQLLGNLTALENVMLPLELAGRRDSRKAAAEMMERVGLGARLGHYPKVLSGGEQQRVALARAFVVQPAVLLADEPTGSLDFATGETVMQLMFDLNRERGTTLVLVTHDRGIAARCERRISIDAGRVANDEAAAVPGPASAALAGSA, encoded by the coding sequence ATGTCCGAATCCATCATCTCCGTCGAGCACGTACACAAGTCCGTCAGCGATTCGACGGGCACGCTCGACATTTTGCGCGATATCCATTTTTCGCTCGCGCCTCGCGAAACCGTCGCGATCGTCGGCGCGTCCGGGTCCGGCAAGAGCACGCTGCTGTCCATCATTGCCGGCCTGGACACGCCCACGCGCGGCACTGTCCGGCTGGCCGGCCAGGACCTGTTCGTGCTGGACGAGGACGATCGGGCGGCGCTGCGGGCGCGCCAGGTGGGCTTCGTGTTCCAGAGCTTCCAACTGCTGGGCAATCTCACCGCGCTGGAAAACGTGATGCTGCCGCTGGAGCTGGCCGGGCGGCGCGACTCGCGCAAGGCCGCCGCCGAGATGATGGAGCGGGTGGGCCTGGGCGCCCGCCTGGGCCACTATCCCAAGGTGCTGTCAGGCGGCGAGCAGCAACGGGTGGCGCTGGCCCGCGCCTTCGTCGTGCAGCCGGCCGTGCTGCTGGCCGACGAGCCGACCGGCAGCCTCGACTTCGCCACGGGCGAGACTGTCATGCAGCTGATGTTCGACCTGAACCGGGAGCGGGGCACGACCCTGGTGCTGGTGACGCACGACCGCGGCATCGCGGCGCGTTGCGAACGGCGCATCAGCATCGACGCCGGCCGCGTTGCCAATGACGAGGCCGCCGCGGTTCCTGGTCCGGCTAGTGCCGCCTTGGCAGGGAGTGCTTGA
- a CDS encoding protein kinase domain-containing protein: MTADAAPVSAPPAPGDAASLPAGMRLADYEIERTLGGGGFGITYLARDSNLQLPVAIKEYFPGDLVTRESDSSVRVRGGNAAHQEQYDWGLERFLDEARALATFRHPNIVRVLRYFRENGTAYIVMEYESGQSLKRWVPQNAPLSRHALLSVIHPLLDGLEAVHKNGFLHRDIKPDNIYVRADGTPVLLDFGAARRVSAQQDLTNIVSPGFAPFEQYHSQGNQGPWTDLYSIGAVMYWMMTGKKPMESAARVKQDSMLPVSSLAEAGVFGAPLLLAVEWAMHPDESRRPQAVSPFRAAIQDADQPERPQVDIEVAPDPAAIAVAGHAPSMPGSVPSGSTSSMRRNLLCTIMFLDLVGYSQRSVDDQVALRKLFNDMLARALRGVPEDSRISIDTGDGAAICFMGDPEEALNSAMLLRDLLQQRRALTVRIGLHMGPVRVISDINDRVNVVGDGINVAQRVMDFARSNQVLVSRSYYDVISRITDDTAGLFQFLGQHEDKHGRMHEVYAVAAQRGVHTTQREGPSTGYTQTLPVKGTSLDPGEVHEIEAELARHIGPLARVLVRKAQALAPTTAALRKALAPSIQEPKSREAFSAGGHSAPVSQPASGRRDSSARTPVARRSVPRLDATPEEIAAVEQQLSRYIGPMARVLVQREAARSPSFKHFVEAVAGNIDQPAQRELFLRSLKHSLPRRH; the protein is encoded by the coding sequence ATGACAGCGGACGCCGCTCCCGTCAGCGCGCCGCCCGCACCGGGCGACGCCGCATCCCTGCCCGCGGGCATGCGGCTGGCCGACTACGAGATCGAGCGGACGCTGGGCGGCGGCGGCTTCGGCATCACCTATCTCGCGCGCGACAGCAACCTGCAGCTGCCGGTCGCCATCAAGGAATACTTCCCCGGCGACCTGGTCACGCGCGAATCCGACAGCTCGGTACGGGTGCGCGGCGGAAACGCCGCCCACCAGGAGCAGTACGACTGGGGCCTGGAGCGCTTCCTCGACGAGGCGCGCGCCCTGGCGACCTTTCGGCACCCCAACATCGTGCGCGTGCTGCGCTACTTCCGCGAGAACGGAACGGCGTACATCGTCATGGAGTACGAATCGGGGCAGTCGCTCAAGCGCTGGGTGCCGCAGAACGCGCCGCTGTCGCGGCATGCGCTGCTGTCCGTCATCCACCCGCTGCTCGACGGGCTGGAAGCCGTCCACAAGAACGGCTTCCTGCACCGGGACATCAAGCCCGACAACATCTACGTGCGCGCCGACGGCACGCCGGTGCTGCTGGATTTCGGCGCGGCGCGGCGCGTCTCGGCGCAACAGGACCTCACCAATATCGTCAGCCCCGGTTTCGCGCCCTTCGAGCAGTACCACTCGCAAGGCAACCAGGGGCCGTGGACCGACCTCTATTCCATCGGCGCGGTCATGTACTGGATGATGACGGGCAAGAAGCCGATGGAATCGGCCGCCCGCGTCAAGCAGGACAGCATGCTTCCCGTGTCCAGCCTGGCCGAGGCCGGGGTGTTCGGCGCGCCGCTGCTGCTGGCGGTCGAGTGGGCCATGCACCCGGACGAGAGCCGGCGCCCGCAGGCGGTGTCGCCGTTCAGGGCCGCCATCCAGGACGCGGACCAGCCGGAGCGCCCGCAGGTCGACATCGAAGTCGCGCCGGACCCGGCCGCCATAGCCGTTGCCGGCCACGCCCCCTCGATGCCCGGCAGCGTGCCCTCCGGCAGCACGAGTTCCATGCGCCGCAACCTGCTGTGCACCATCATGTTCCTGGACCTGGTGGGCTACTCGCAGCGCTCGGTCGACGACCAGGTGGCGCTGCGGAAACTGTTCAACGACATGCTGGCCAGGGCGCTCAGGGGGGTGCCTGAGGACAGCCGCATCTCGATCGACACCGGCGACGGCGCCGCGATCTGCTTCATGGGCGACCCGGAGGAGGCGCTCAACTCCGCCATGCTGCTGCGCGACCTGCTGCAGCAGCGCCGAGCCCTGACGGTGCGCATCGGCCTGCACATGGGCCCGGTGCGCGTGATCTCCGACATCAACGACCGGGTGAACGTCGTCGGCGACGGCATCAACGTCGCGCAGCGCGTGATGGACTTCGCGCGCAGCAACCAGGTGCTGGTCTCGCGCTCGTACTACGACGTGATCTCGCGCATCACCGACGACACGGCCGGCCTGTTCCAGTTCCTCGGCCAGCATGAGGACAAGCACGGCCGCATGCACGAGGTGTACGCGGTGGCCGCACAGCGCGGCGTGCATACCACCCAGCGCGAAGGGCCTTCCACCGGCTACACCCAGACCCTGCCCGTCAAGGGCACGTCGCTCGATCCGGGCGAGGTCCACGAGATCGAGGCCGAGCTCGCGCGCCACATCGGCCCGCTGGCCAGGGTGCTGGTGCGCAAGGCGCAGGCGCTGGCGCCCACCACGGCGGCGCTGCGCAAGGCGCTCGCCCCCTCCATCCAGGAACCCAAGTCGCGCGAAGCCTTCAGCGCCGGCGGCCACAGCGCCCCGGTCAGCCAGCCCGCCAGCGGAAGGCGCGACTCGTCCGCGCGCACGCCGGTCGCGAGGCGTTCGGTCCCGCGGCTGGACGCGACGCCCGAAGAGATCGCCGCAGTGGAACAGCAGCTGTCGAGATACATCGGCCCGATGGCCCGGGTGCTGGTCCAGAGGGAAGCCGCACGCTCGCCCAGCTTCAAGCATTTCGTCGAGGCCGTGGCAGGCAACATCGACCAGCCCGCACAGCGGGAACTGTTCCTGCGCTCCCTCAAGCACTCCCTGCCAAGGCGGCACTAG
- a CDS encoding c-type heme family protein, translating to MGLRLKFNLVLIVVFAAGLAAAAYVSRQLLLENARDEVVRDARLMLESALSVRTYTVDQIRPHLMKQLDEVFLPQTVPAFAATETINTLRKKYPEYSYKEAVLNPTNPRNRTLDWEADVVNRFRNYGDKEIVSERQSSTGRSLFIARPIQISNAGCLQCHGTASSAPPTMIKIYGEANGFGWKHNEIVGAQLVTVPMDVPLAKAERAFTTFMASLAAVFAAVFIALNIMLSWLIVRPIRKMSEAADKISTGDFGVPEFNEKGRDEVAVLGSSFNRMRRSLEKAMQMIADH from the coding sequence ATGGGACTGCGACTCAAATTCAACCTGGTGCTGATCGTCGTTTTCGCCGCCGGCCTGGCGGCGGCAGCGTATGTGTCGCGCCAGCTGCTCCTGGAAAACGCCCGCGACGAGGTGGTGCGCGATGCCCGCCTGATGCTCGAATCGGCCCTTTCGGTGCGCACCTACACGGTCGACCAGATCCGCCCGCACCTGATGAAGCAGCTCGACGAGGTCTTCCTGCCCCAAACCGTGCCTGCTTTCGCCGCCACCGAGACCATCAACACGCTGCGCAAGAAGTACCCCGAGTACTCGTACAAGGAAGCCGTGCTCAACCCCACCAACCCGCGCAACCGCACGCTCGACTGGGAAGCGGACGTGGTGAACCGCTTCCGCAACTATGGCGACAAGGAAATCGTGTCCGAGCGCCAGTCTTCCACCGGCCGCAGCCTGTTCATCGCCCGCCCGATCCAGATCTCCAACGCCGGCTGCCTGCAGTGCCACGGCACCGCCTCTTCCGCCCCGCCCACCATGATCAAGATCTATGGTGAGGCCAACGGCTTCGGTTGGAAGCACAACGAGATTGTCGGCGCCCAACTGGTCACCGTGCCGATGGACGTGCCACTCGCCAAGGCTGAACGCGCATTCACCACGTTCATGGCTTCGCTGGCCGCCGTTTTCGCCGCCGTCTTCATCGCGCTGAACATCATGCTGTCCTGGCTCATCGTGCGCCCGATCCGCAAGATGTCCGAGGCGGCGGACAAGATCTCGACCGGTGACTTCGGCGTGCCTGAATTCAACGAAAAGGGCAGGGACGAAGTGGCCGTCCTGGGCAGTTCATTCAACCGCATGCGCCGCAGCCTGGAGAAGGCCATGCAGATGATCGCCGACCACTAG
- the rlmB gene encoding 23S rRNA (guanosine(2251)-2'-O)-methyltransferase RlmB, whose protein sequence is MSSAKVLFGFHAVGVRLKTAPRSIIEIYADPSRKDARMRQFLARAAEAGVRVIEADGVRIAKLAGSHGHQGVAARAEPVARSNSLDDLLDALQGPALLLVLDGVTDPHNLGACLRVADGAGAHAVIAPKDHAVGVNATVAKVASGAAETVPYFMVTNLARTLGELKERNIWCVGTSDDAPRTLYQADLKGPLAWVLGAEGAGMRQLTRKNCDELVSIPMRGGVESLNVSVASGVCLYETLRQRS, encoded by the coding sequence ATGTCTTCCGCGAAAGTGCTGTTCGGATTCCATGCTGTGGGCGTGCGGCTCAAGACCGCGCCACGCTCGATCATCGAGATCTACGCCGACCCGTCCCGCAAGGATGCGCGCATGCGCCAGTTCCTCGCCCGTGCCGCCGAAGCCGGCGTGCGGGTCATCGAGGCCGACGGCGTGCGCATCGCCAAGCTGGCCGGCAGCCACGGCCACCAGGGCGTCGCCGCCCGCGCCGAGCCGGTGGCCAGGTCGAATTCGCTGGACGACCTGCTGGATGCGCTGCAGGGGCCGGCCTTGCTGCTGGTGCTCGATGGGGTGACCGACCCGCACAACCTGGGCGCCTGCCTGCGGGTGGCCGACGGCGCCGGCGCCCATGCGGTGATTGCGCCCAAGGACCACGCCGTGGGCGTCAATGCCACCGTCGCCAAGGTGGCCAGCGGCGCCGCCGAGACGGTGCCGTACTTCATGGTCACCAACCTCGCGCGCACGCTGGGGGAGCTGAAGGAGCGCAACATCTGGTGCGTGGGCACCAGCGACGACGCGCCGCGCACGCTCTACCAGGCCGACCTCAAGGGGCCGCTGGCCTGGGTGCTGGGGGCCGAGGGCGCCGGCATGCGCCAGCTGACGCGCAAGAACTGCGACGAACTGGTGAGCATTCCCATGCGCGGCGGGGTGGAAAGCCTCAACGTCTCGGTGGCCAGCGGCGTCTGCCTGTACGAAACGCTGAGGCAGCGCTCGTGA
- a CDS encoding SIR2 family NAD-dependent protein deacylase, whose protein sequence is MIDQVRQWVVDARRIAVLTGAGMSAESGVPTFRDAQTGLWARFDPQQLATEEAFRANPALVWDWYAMRRAMIAEVAPNVGHVALAAFAQRHPGRLTLITQNVDGLHQRAGSPGVLALHGNIMEDRWLDVPRTCCGTQAPLPGRPPKCGVCGNLRRPAVVWFCEMLPEQAFEEAERAARECELMLVVGTSGVVYPAAGLARMARGRVAILNPEPTELDDAADAVLSGTAATLLPQLLENWP, encoded by the coding sequence GTGATCGACCAAGTGCGCCAATGGGTAGTCGATGCCCGGCGCATCGCCGTCCTCACCGGCGCCGGCATGAGCGCCGAGTCCGGCGTGCCCACCTTCCGCGACGCGCAGACCGGGCTGTGGGCCCGGTTCGATCCGCAGCAGCTGGCGACCGAGGAGGCCTTCCGCGCCAACCCGGCCCTGGTCTGGGATTGGTATGCGATGCGGCGCGCCATGATCGCCGAGGTCGCGCCGAACGTCGGCCATGTCGCACTGGCCGCCTTCGCCCAGCGGCATCCGGGGCGCCTGACCCTGATCACGCAGAACGTCGACGGCCTGCATCAGCGCGCCGGCAGCCCGGGCGTGCTGGCCCTGCACGGCAACATCATGGAGGACCGCTGGCTCGATGTGCCGCGCACCTGCTGCGGGACGCAGGCGCCGCTGCCGGGGCGCCCGCCGAAGTGCGGCGTGTGCGGCAACCTGCGCCGGCCGGCGGTGGTCTGGTTCTGCGAGATGCTGCCCGAACAGGCCTTCGAGGAGGCCGAGCGCGCCGCGCGCGAGTGCGAGCTGATGCTGGTGGTCGGCACCTCGGGCGTGGTCTACCCTGCGGCAGGATTGGCGCGCATGGCGCGCGGCCGGGTGGCCATCCTCAATCCGGAGCCGACCGAGCTCGATGACGCGGCGGATGCCGTGCTCAGCGGCACAGCCGCCACGCTGCTGCCGCAATTGCTGGAGAACTGGCCATGA
- a CDS encoding SRPBCC family protein, translated as MRRLLGTLLLLLSALPVLGAPRAIDREVLVEAEVDAVWQAWTTSEGIKTFFAPDARVELRVDGPFEIFINPYAQPGLKGADGMRIIGFQKNRMLSFTWNAPPSLPEARQQRSVVVLRFEPEGDKRTRVVLHHTGWGEGGEWDQAFEYFSKAWPSVLGNLQKRFATGPVDWTEWLQRMKATTR; from the coding sequence ATGAGAAGACTCCTGGGAACGCTGCTGCTCCTGCTGTCGGCCCTGCCGGTGCTCGGGGCGCCACGCGCGATCGACCGCGAGGTGCTCGTCGAGGCGGAGGTCGACGCCGTCTGGCAGGCCTGGACCACCTCGGAAGGCATCAAGACCTTCTTCGCCCCCGATGCGCGGGTGGAACTGCGCGTGGACGGGCCGTTCGAGATCTTCATCAATCCCTACGCCCAGCCGGGGCTCAAGGGCGCGGACGGCATGCGCATCATCGGCTTCCAGAAGAACCGCATGCTGTCCTTCACCTGGAACGCGCCGCCCAGCCTGCCCGAGGCGCGGCAGCAGCGCAGCGTGGTCGTCCTGCGCTTCGAGCCCGAGGGCGACAAGCGCACACGGGTGGTGCTGCACCACACCGGCTGGGGCGAGGGCGGCGAATGGGACCAGGCTTTCGAGTACTTTTCCAAGGCCTGGCCCAGCGTGCTGGGCAACCTGCAGAAACGCTTCGCCACGGGCCCGGTCGACTGGACCGAGTGGCTGCAGCGGATGAAGGCGACGACTCGCTGA
- a CDS encoding GFA family protein: MHIDGACHCGAITFSAEIDPARVMVCHCTDCQVLSGAPFRAVVIAPIGTFSLKGSPKSYIKVAQSGNRRAQVFCPDCGTPLYATAPENPTSVVIRLGCVRQRAQLRPAAQIWQHSAMPWLPDLSSVPGSPEQQAFLPPPPP, encoded by the coding sequence ATGCATATCGACGGCGCATGCCACTGCGGTGCCATCACCTTCAGCGCCGAAATCGACCCGGCCCGGGTGATGGTCTGTCACTGCACGGACTGCCAGGTCCTTTCGGGCGCGCCGTTCCGGGCGGTGGTGATTGCACCGATCGGCACGTTTTCGCTCAAGGGCAGCCCCAAGAGCTACATCAAGGTCGCGCAAAGCGGCAACCGGCGCGCGCAGGTGTTCTGCCCGGACTGCGGAACGCCGCTGTACGCGACCGCGCCCGAGAACCCCACCTCGGTCGTGATCCGGCTGGGGTGCGTCAGGCAACGGGCCCAGCTCAGGCCCGCCGCCCAGATCTGGCAGCACTCGGCCATGCCCTGGCTGCCGGACCTGTCTTCGGTGCCCGGATCGCCCGAGCAGCAAGCTTTCCTGCCGCCGCCCCCGCCGTGA
- a CDS encoding chromate transporter produces the protein MSITLGAADWLSLFVHYLTLSLLAVGGAITTAPDMHRYLVDERAWLTDPQFSASIAIAQAAPGPNVLFIALLGWNVGLNAGGLPTALLGMTVTMLGIMIPSTTLAYLAARWGHENRELRVVRAFKQGMAPIVVALLVATGWILATGSSYDLGDWPVWAVAIVSALLVWRTRLHLLWLLGAGALIGWMGWL, from the coding sequence ATGAGCATCACCCTGGGCGCCGCCGACTGGCTGTCGCTGTTCGTTCACTACCTGACGCTGTCGCTGCTGGCGGTCGGCGGCGCCATCACCACCGCGCCGGACATGCACCGCTACCTGGTGGACGAACGCGCTTGGCTCACCGACCCGCAGTTCAGCGCGTCGATCGCGATCGCCCAGGCCGCCCCGGGGCCCAACGTGCTGTTCATCGCCCTGCTCGGCTGGAACGTGGGCCTGAACGCGGGCGGGCTGCCGACCGCGCTGCTTGGCATGACCGTGACGATGCTCGGCATCATGATCCCGAGCACCACGCTCGCCTACCTGGCAGCGCGCTGGGGCCACGAGAACCGCGAACTGCGGGTGGTCCGCGCCTTCAAGCAGGGCATGGCGCCTATCGTGGTCGCCCTGCTGGTGGCGACCGGCTGGATCCTGGCCACCGGGAGCAGCTACGACCTTGGCGACTGGCCGGTCTGGGCCGTGGCCATCGTCTCCGCCCTGCTGGTCTGGCGCACGCGCCTGCACCTGCTCTGGCTGCTGGGTGCCGGGGCGCTCATCGGCTGGATGGGCTGGCTTTGA